TGTCGATGCCGACCTCGCGCTGGGTGATGATGCAGCCCTCGTGCTTGTGCACGAACTCGATCGGGTCCTCGATGGTGATGATGTGGCCGGTCGAGTTCTGGTTGCGGTAGCCGATCATCGCCGCCAGCGAGGTCGACTTGCCGGTACCGGTGGCGCCGACGAACAGGATGATCCCGCGCTTGGTCATCGCCAGCGTCTTCAGCACCGGCGGCAGGTTCAGCTCGTCGATGGTCGGGATCCGGGTCTCGATCCGGCGCAGCACCATGCCCACCTGGTTGCGCTGGTAGAAGCAGCTGACGCGGAAGCGGCCGACGTTGGCCAGCCCGATCGCGAAGTTCGCCTCGTGGGTCTTCTCGAACTCCTCCCGCTGGGCCGGATTCATCACGTTGAGCACCAAGTCGCGGCTTTGCTGCGGCGTCAGCGGGCTCTTGGTGATCGGCTGCAGGACGCCGTTGACCTTCATCGACGGCGGCATGCCGGCGGTGATGAACAGGTCGGAGGCCTTCTGGTGCGCCATCAGCTTGAGGAACGACGTGAAGTCGATCGTCTCGTTGGTGCTCTGGGTCGTGTTCATTGCGATGTCCCCGTCCGCAGGCACCCGGCCTGGCGGCGCGTTCAGTGGATCGGCCGGTCAATCGAACAGCCGCTTGTCCTTGGCGTATTCGCGGGCCTGCGGACGCAGGATCAGCCCGCGTTTCACCAGGTCCTGCAGATGCTGGTCAAGGGTCATCATGCCGCTGTTCTGGCCGGTCTGGATGGCCGAATACATCTGCGCGACCTTGTCCTCGCGGATCAGGTTGCGGATCGCTGGCGTGCCGACCATGATTTCCCACGCCGCGGTGCGACCGCCGCCGACCTTCTTCAGCAGCGCCTGGCTGATCACCGCACGCAGCGACTCGGACAGCATGGAGCGCACCATCGGCTTCTCGCCGGCGGGGAACACGTCGATGATGCGGTCGATGGTCTTGGCCGCCGAGCTGGTATGCACCGTGGCGAACACCAAGTGTCCCGTTTCCGCGGCGGTCAGTGCCAGGCGGATGGTTTCCAGATCGCGCAGCTCGCCGACCAGAATGTAGTCGGGGTCCTCACGCAGCGCCGAGCGCAGCGCCTCGTTGAAGCCGTGCGTGTCGCGATGGACCTCGCGCTGGTTGATCAGGCACTTCTGCGAGGTGTGCACGAACTCGATCGGGTCTTCCACCGACA
This genomic interval from Lysobacter ciconiae contains the following:
- a CDS encoding type IV pilus twitching motility protein PilT — protein: MDIAELLAFSVKNKASDLHLSAGMPPMIRVDGDVRRINIPALDHKTVHALVYDIMSDKQRRDFEEFLETDFSFEIPGLARFRVNAFNQNRGAGAVFRTIPSEVLTLEDLATPRIFKDLIDQPQGLILVTGPTGSGKSTTLAAMIDHINKPEYGHILSVEDPIEFVHTSQKCLINQREVHRDTHGFNEALRSALREDPDYILVGELRDLETIRLALTAAETGHLVFATVHTSSAAKTIDRIIDVFPAGEKPMVRSMLSESLRAVISQALLKKVGGGRTAAWEIMVGTPAIRNLIREDKVAQMYSAIQTGQNSGMMTLDQHLQDLVKRGLILRPQAREYAKDKRLFD